From Anaerohalosphaera lusitana, one genomic window encodes:
- a CDS encoding Hsp20/alpha crystallin family protein: MYRFRHVHYSLRDSGAERTTQLHHHQIHTLFHELIHKPWGCGTWEPPMDILETENEYQILVDLPGVAQDHIQVSLEDDILVITGTKPPPGSNNIIIHLSERNCGDFTRTVQFQTPIDPDKLTADLQNGVLKINISKNGGESKR, from the coding sequence ATGTACAGATTCAGACACGTTCATTACTCACTGCGGGACTCAGGCGCGGAACGCACCACACAACTGCACCACCACCAGATACACACCCTTTTCCATGAACTCATTCACAAACCCTGGGGCTGCGGAACCTGGGAACCCCCGATGGACATACTCGAAACCGAAAATGAATATCAGATCCTCGTCGATCTGCCCGGCGTGGCTCAGGACCACATACAGGTCTCATTGGAGGACGACATACTGGTAATAACAGGCACTAAACCCCCGCCTGGATCTAATAACATCATCATTCATCTCTCAGAGAGAAACTGTGGAGATTTCACCAGAACAGTACAGTTCCAGACTCCAATAGACCCCGACAAGCTCACAGCCGATCTTCAAAACGGCGTACTAAAGATCAACATCAGTAAAAATGGAGGCGAAAGCAAACGATGA
- a CDS encoding Lon protease family protein: MTKQTKQARKTQSHKLKKANEPVQLTPDEVDIDFKDGTFAFKNTSEVEPLEEILGQDKAMNAIEVGLGIPQDGYNIYVAGLTGTGKMNTVKRSLKKRLDGSKVPADWVYVHNFEDPDQPRCMKLKPGKGKQLQKDMSNLVERLQQALPKAFRQEDFSKEKQQLSAKYQKKTDEMIEDLRNDAKERGFEMNLTSEGGINFIPKHDDKPIENQEQYDELPQEEKDRIEEGQQELTKKADCIIQQQRDIMQELTEEVRQIEKRFTSYVVQPMIEAIKSGYQDNDEILNYLDQVADHILDNLEKFQQNKQQNPTAALMQGLTGGGGDAQPRFLEYQVNLIVDHHKSKTAPVVIEEAPTYQNLFGHIERTADARGRLVTNHTQIKAGSILRANGGYVVFNIEDALTEPFVYKNLKRVLKSGTLQIESLNPFMPFSTGGLRPQPIPVSAKVVVVGSPLIYQLLRHYDDEFASIFKIRADFGTEMNRDKKQQFQYVQFIARLARDEKLLPLDNEAAKEIVRFGSRQASDKQKLVTKFSEVADILRESNYFAQKDDADTITADHILKALDNRVYRTNRIAEKIREMIDEGSILIDTEGTAPGQVNGLGVLDLGDYMFGKPSRVTASVGLGTDGLINIERESKLSGSTHDKGVLILGGYIRNMFGKDKPLALSASICFEQNYAGVDGDSASAAELLALLSAISGVPIRQDIGITGSINQFGQIQAIGGVNEKVEGFFDVCKTKGITGTQGVCIPQSNVKNLILRKDVRKAIEEGEFHIYPVTTVDQALELLTGKQAGTPDQKGTIFHEVDTRLHSMAEELKNFASQKK; the protein is encoded by the coding sequence ATGACCAAGCAGACTAAACAAGCCCGCAAAACACAGTCTCATAAACTCAAAAAAGCGAACGAACCCGTTCAACTCACCCCTGACGAAGTCGACATAGACTTCAAGGACGGAACTTTCGCATTTAAAAACACCAGCGAAGTAGAACCCCTTGAAGAGATCCTCGGCCAGGACAAGGCCATGAACGCCATCGAGGTCGGCTTGGGCATACCGCAGGACGGCTACAACATCTACGTAGCCGGCCTGACAGGAACCGGCAAGATGAACACCGTCAAGCGCAGCCTAAAAAAACGCCTCGACGGATCAAAGGTCCCCGCGGACTGGGTATACGTCCACAATTTCGAGGACCCCGACCAGCCGAGATGCATGAAACTCAAACCGGGCAAAGGCAAACAACTGCAGAAAGACATGTCCAACCTCGTTGAACGTTTGCAGCAGGCGCTGCCAAAAGCCTTTCGTCAGGAAGATTTCAGCAAGGAAAAACAGCAGCTCAGTGCAAAGTACCAGAAAAAAACCGACGAAATGATCGAGGACCTGCGTAATGACGCAAAAGAACGCGGCTTCGAGATGAACCTCACATCCGAGGGCGGCATAAACTTCATACCGAAACACGACGACAAACCCATCGAGAACCAGGAGCAGTATGACGAACTCCCCCAGGAAGAAAAGGACCGCATTGAAGAAGGTCAACAGGAACTGACCAAAAAGGCCGACTGCATCATCCAGCAGCAGCGCGACATCATGCAGGAACTCACCGAAGAGGTCCGCCAGATCGAGAAACGCTTCACAAGCTACGTCGTTCAGCCAATGATCGAAGCCATCAAATCAGGCTACCAGGACAATGACGAAATACTGAACTACCTCGACCAGGTCGCCGATCATATCCTGGACAATCTCGAAAAGTTCCAGCAGAACAAACAGCAAAATCCCACTGCTGCCCTGATGCAGGGTCTAACGGGCGGCGGAGGTGACGCCCAACCGCGCTTCCTCGAGTACCAGGTCAACCTCATCGTCGACCATCACAAATCCAAAACCGCCCCCGTCGTCATCGAAGAAGCTCCCACTTACCAGAACCTCTTCGGACACATCGAACGAACCGCCGACGCACGAGGCCGACTCGTCACCAATCACACCCAGATAAAGGCAGGCAGCATACTCCGTGCCAACGGCGGCTACGTCGTATTCAACATCGAGGACGCACTTACCGAACCGTTCGTATACAAAAATCTCAAACGCGTCCTCAAAAGCGGAACCCTCCAGATCGAAAGCCTGAACCCTTTCATGCCCTTCTCAACCGGAGGACTGCGCCCCCAGCCCATACCCGTCAGCGCAAAGGTTGTCGTCGTAGGCAGCCCGCTCATCTACCAACTGCTCCGCCATTACGACGATGAATTCGCTTCAATCTTCAAGATCCGCGCAGATTTCGGCACGGAAATGAACCGTGACAAAAAGCAGCAATTTCAATACGTCCAATTCATCGCACGACTGGCTCGCGACGAAAAACTCCTCCCCTTAGACAACGAAGCAGCAAAAGAGATCGTACGCTTCGGCTCCAGGCAGGCCTCGGACAAACAGAAACTCGTTACAAAATTCTCCGAAGTCGCCGACATCCTCCGCGAATCAAACTACTTCGCCCAAAAAGACGACGCCGACACCATCACGGCAGACCACATCCTCAAGGCACTCGACAACCGCGTATACCGCACCAACCGTATTGCCGAAAAAATACGCGAAATGATAGATGAGGGCAGCATACTCATCGACACCGAAGGCACCGCACCGGGCCAGGTAAACGGCTTGGGCGTCCTCGACCTGGGCGATTACATGTTCGGCAAACCGTCACGCGTCACCGCCTCGGTCGGACTCGGCACCGACGGCCTGATAAACATCGAACGCGAATCCAAACTCTCCGGCAGCACCCACGACAAGGGCGTGCTCATACTGGGCGGCTACATCCGAAACATGTTCGGCAAGGACAAACCGCTTGCACTATCGGCATCCATCTGCTTCGAACAAAACTATGCCGGCGTCGACGGCGATTCCGCCTCCGCTGCCGAACTGCTTGCTCTGCTCTCCGCGATCAGCGGAGTACCGATAAGGCAGGATATCGGCATCACCGGCTCGATCAACCAGTTCGGCCAGATCCAGGCCATTGGCGGCGTAAACGAAAAAGTAGAAGGCTTCTTCGACGTCTGCAAAACCAAAGGCATCACCGGCACACAGGGCGTCTGCATACCGCAAAGCAACGTCAAAAATCTCATACTTCGAAAAGACGTCAGAAAAGCCATCGAAGAAGGCGAGTTCCACATATATCCGGTCACCACAGTCGATCAGGCCCTCGAACTGCTCACAGGCAAACAGGCCGGCACCCCTGACCAGAAAGGGACCATTTTCCACGAGGTTGACACCAGACTTCACAGCATGGCCGAAGAACTCAAAAACTTTGCATCACAAAAGAAGTGA
- the otsB gene encoding trehalose-phosphatase: MSNETKLTITADKFDAVIFDMDGVITETAKTHASAWKQLFDEYLKDRAEKNNEEFKPFSIEDDYLPYVDGKPRYDGVKSFLQSRRIDIPWGSPSDDPSAETVCGLGNRKNDYFLDRLKHEGAKVYPDAKKLVTALRNNGIAVAVISASKNSKPVLEAAGVIDLFDTSVDGNDARRQNLKGKPEPDVFIEAAKRLNTTPDRSIVVEDAIAGVQAGAQGKFATVIGVARNTDPDSLSSQGADIVVTTLDELTTAPAKNAAVADPMDPAECAQKISDRAGTRKPAVFLDYDGTLTPIVEHPEDATLSPEMADALIELNKHCTVAIVSGRDLADVRSMVNLDQLIYAGSHGFDIQGPHGMHIELQKGEDALPHLEIAHQALQQKLHAIPNARIERKKFAIAVHYRQVPDNRVDDLLEIGHELADSYPQLKLTGGKKIFELRPNVEWDKGSAVLWLLEKLELDPDKFLPIYIGDDLTDEDAFKALKSKGVGIMVSDEVEDTAADYVLTDTEQTRIFLEQLAQILARQTA, from the coding sequence ATGAGTAACGAAACCAAGCTGACCATTACAGCCGACAAGTTCGACGCGGTCATCTTCGACATGGACGGCGTGATCACGGAAACAGCAAAAACCCATGCCTCCGCCTGGAAACAGCTTTTTGATGAATACCTCAAGGACCGCGCCGAAAAAAATAACGAAGAGTTCAAACCCTTCAGCATAGAGGACGACTACCTGCCCTACGTCGACGGCAAACCCCGCTACGACGGCGTCAAAAGCTTCCTGCAGTCAAGACGCATCGACATACCGTGGGGCTCCCCTTCAGACGACCCGTCCGCTGAAACCGTCTGCGGGCTGGGCAATCGCAAAAACGACTACTTCCTTGACCGCCTCAAGCATGAAGGCGCCAAGGTCTACCCCGACGCAAAAAAACTCGTCACCGCTCTCCGCAATAACGGAATCGCCGTCGCCGTGATCTCCGCCAGTAAAAACTCTAAACCCGTCCTCGAAGCTGCAGGCGTCATAGACCTTTTCGACACCAGCGTAGACGGCAATGACGCCAGACGACAGAACCTCAAGGGCAAACCGGAACCCGATGTATTCATCGAAGCCGCAAAAAGACTAAACACCACACCCGACAGATCCATCGTCGTAGAAGACGCAATCGCGGGTGTCCAGGCCGGCGCCCAGGGCAAATTCGCAACCGTCATCGGCGTCGCCCGAAACACGGACCCCGATTCACTAAGCTCGCAGGGAGCCGACATCGTCGTCACAACCCTCGACGAGCTGACCACAGCTCCTGCAAAGAACGCCGCAGTTGCCGACCCGATGGACCCCGCCGAATGCGCTCAGAAAATATCAGACCGCGCAGGCACACGCAAACCAGCCGTCTTCCTCGACTACGACGGCACACTCACCCCCATCGTCGAACACCCAGAGGACGCAACCCTCTCACCCGAAATGGCCGACGCACTCATCGAACTCAACAAACACTGCACCGTCGCCATCGTCTCCGGCCGCGACCTCGCCGACGTCCGCTCCATGGTCAACCTCGACCAGCTCATCTACGCGGGCAGCCACGGCTTCGACATACAGGGCCCTCACGGCATGCACATCGAACTGCAGAAAGGCGAAGACGCTCTGCCGCACCTCGAGATCGCACACCAGGCCCTGCAGCAAAAACTCCACGCCATCCCCAACGCACGCATCGAACGCAAGAAATTCGCCATCGCCGTCCACTACCGCCAGGTCCCCGACAACCGCGTTGACGACCTTCTCGAAATAGGCCATGAGCTAGCCGACTCCTACCCCCAGCTCAAACTCACCGGCGGCAAAAAGATCTTCGAACTCCGACCCAACGTCGAATGGGACAAGGGCAGCGCGGTCCTCTGGCTCCTCGAAAAACTCGAACTCGACCCGGATAAGTTTCTGCCCATCTACATCGGCGACGACCTCACCGACGAAGACGCTTTCAAAGCCCTCAAAAGCAAAGGCGTGGGCATTATGGTAAGCGACGAAGTCGAAGACACCGCAGCCGACTACGTCCTCACCGATACCGAACAGACAAGAATATTCCTCGAACAACTTGCACAGATTCTAGCGAGGCAAACCGCATGA
- a CDS encoding alpha-1,4-glucan--maltose-1-phosphate maltosyltransferase: MNLINIAGRKRVVIEYVGPQIDGGQFAIKRVPGEKVDVEAHIYCDGHDQISALLYYKHEEDGEWQVANMEECVNDEWSAAFRVEKLGRYVYTVQAWIDHFKTWQQDIFKKYEAGQALTVDLQIGAELLKDVVKRAEGEDKDRLSEALELLEHVRDIDETVLSVTDEKLSEIAQKYPPRNHRVKYDRELKVLVDQPKALFSSWYELFPRSCGEGTEHGTFEDCEKMLGDIAELGFDTVYLPPIHPIGLTHRKGRNNSLVCSEDDPGSPWAIGAKEGGHKAIHRELGTVKSFERLVKAAKEHGLDVAIDLAFQCSPDHPYVEEHPEWFKWRPDGSVQFAENPPKKYEDILPINFETQQWRDLWEELKSVILFWVEKGVRVIRVDNPHTKPFAFWEWVIAEVRKEHPDVVFLAEAFTRPKIMKRLAKIGFDQSYTYFTWRNTRYELQEYVNELTKTDVAEYMRPNFWPNTPDILPEHLQFGGRAAFIARVILAGTLSSNYGLYGPAYELCVSEAVPGKEEYLHSEKYEIKDWDRERSGNLRAVIRRLNRIRRENRSLQQTRNIEFLPTENEAVVCYVKTDEDVENITVTMVNLDPHFKQSTWIHLPIDELGLSHDQPYLMHDLLSDDKYIWHGERNYIELDPHVMPAHILRVRKRLKRETDFDYFM; this comes from the coding sequence ATGAATTTGATCAATATTGCAGGAAGGAAAAGAGTTGTAATTGAATATGTCGGCCCGCAGATCGACGGGGGGCAGTTTGCGATAAAGCGGGTTCCGGGTGAGAAGGTTGATGTAGAAGCTCATATATATTGTGATGGTCACGACCAGATTTCCGCCCTGCTTTATTACAAGCATGAGGAGGACGGCGAATGGCAGGTCGCGAATATGGAGGAGTGCGTCAACGATGAATGGTCGGCGGCATTCAGGGTAGAAAAGCTCGGTCGCTATGTCTATACGGTTCAGGCGTGGATCGATCACTTCAAGACCTGGCAGCAGGATATATTCAAGAAGTACGAGGCGGGGCAGGCATTGACGGTCGATCTGCAGATCGGTGCGGAACTGCTCAAAGACGTTGTTAAAAGGGCTGAGGGTGAAGACAAGGACCGGCTAAGTGAGGCACTGGAGCTGCTGGAGCACGTGCGTGACATCGACGAGACCGTGCTGAGTGTGACTGATGAAAAGCTGTCGGAGATCGCACAAAAATATCCGCCTAGGAATCATCGTGTCAAATATGACCGCGAACTGAAGGTGCTGGTGGATCAGCCCAAGGCACTGTTCAGCAGTTGGTATGAGCTTTTCCCGCGTTCGTGCGGGGAAGGTACGGAGCACGGCACGTTTGAAGATTGCGAGAAGATGCTTGGCGATATTGCCGAGCTGGGATTCGATACGGTTTATCTGCCGCCGATCCATCCGATAGGCCTGACGCACCGCAAGGGCCGGAATAACTCGCTTGTATGCTCAGAGGATGATCCGGGCAGTCCGTGGGCGATCGGGGCGAAGGAAGGGGGGCATAAGGCGATCCACAGGGAGCTGGGGACGGTGAAATCATTTGAGCGGCTTGTAAAGGCGGCTAAGGAGCACGGGCTGGATGTCGCGATCGATCTGGCTTTTCAGTGTTCGCCTGATCATCCTTATGTCGAGGAGCATCCGGAATGGTTCAAATGGCGGCCGGACGGGAGCGTTCAGTTCGCTGAGAATCCGCCGAAGAAGTATGAGGATATTCTGCCGATCAATTTTGAGACGCAGCAGTGGCGGGATCTCTGGGAGGAACTGAAGAGTGTAATACTTTTCTGGGTCGAGAAGGGTGTTCGGGTGATACGTGTGGATAACCCGCATACAAAGCCATTCGCGTTCTGGGAGTGGGTGATAGCGGAGGTTCGCAAGGAGCATCCGGACGTGGTATTTCTGGCGGAGGCGTTTACAAGGCCGAAGATAATGAAGCGGCTGGCGAAGATCGGGTTCGATCAGTCGTATACGTATTTTACCTGGCGGAACACGAGGTATGAGCTGCAGGAGTATGTGAACGAGCTCACTAAGACGGATGTCGCGGAGTACATGAGGCCGAACTTCTGGCCGAACACGCCTGATATTTTGCCGGAGCATCTGCAGTTCGGCGGCAGGGCCGCGTTTATTGCGAGAGTTATTCTGGCGGGGACGCTTTCGTCCAATTATGGACTGTACGGGCCTGCGTATGAGCTGTGTGTGTCAGAGGCTGTTCCGGGCAAGGAGGAATATCTGCACTCGGAGAAATATGAGATCAAGGACTGGGACAGAGAACGGTCGGGCAATCTAAGGGCGGTGATCAGGCGACTGAACCGGATTCGCAGGGAGAACAGATCCTTGCAGCAGACGCGAAATATTGAGTTTCTGCCGACCGAGAACGAGGCTGTTGTCTGTTACGTCAAAACGGATGAGGATGTCGAAAACATTACGGTGACGATGGTGAACCTGGATCCGCACTTCAAGCAGAGTACGTGGATACACCTGCCGATAGATGAACTAGGATTGAGCCATGACCAGCCGTATTTGATGCACGATCTGCTCAGTGACGACAAGTACATCTGGCATGGTGAGAGGAACTATATCGAGCTGGATCCGCATGTGATGCCCGCGCATATCCTCAGAGTGCGTAAGAGGCTGAAGAGAGAAACCGATTTTGATTATTTTATGTAA